TTGCCGGTGACGATGATCTCCATCGAGTCGTTCGGCGCCACCCAGGCCTTCACGTAGCCCTGGAAGCCCCACAGGAAGATCAGCATCACGACGCCAAGCGGAATCAGGCTCCAGATCAGCTCCAGCCGCGTGTCATGCGTGATGTGCGGCGTCACCTCTTTGTCCGAGCGCCGGCGCCAGCGGCGGACGGCGTAGAAGATCAGCCCGCCGTTGAAGAAGAAGAAGAACACGGTGAGCCACGTGATGAACATGAACAGCCCATCCATCTCACCGGCGTGTGTGGCCCCCCCGCGGGGCAGCAGGAAGTCGCGGAACCAGTTCATTTGGCAGTCACCATTTCAGTCCGGGTTGCTGCGCGCAGGCGCTCGCGGCGCCAGTAGCGGAAAAGCATGAAACCGAGCGCCAGCACGGCCAGCGCCCCTCCTGCGCGCATGATGTTCATCGCCACCAGCGTGTAGCTGCGGGCGGCAGGATCGTAGTGGAAACAGTACAGCAGAATCTTGTCGCTGAGGCCGGTCTTCCCGCTGGCCGCTTCGGCCAGCGCCAGGCGCAGATCGAACGGCTTGAACCGCACCCCGTACAGATACCGGCTCACCATGCCGTCGGGCGACAGCACCATGATCGCGGCGGCATGCGCGTACTGCTTGCTGCGGTCGTCCCAGCGGTAGCGGAATCCCACCTGATCGGCCAGCCGCGCCACGTTGCCCTGATAGTCGGCCAGGAAATGCCAGCCCTGCCTGGTGCGCTCGTACGACTCCAGATACAGCGCGCGCTTGGCCTGGGCCAGTTTGTAGTTTTCCGTGGGATCGATGCTGATCGTGACGATCTCGAAGTCCTTCCCCGCCGTCTGCGGGATCTGCCGCAGCGCTTCCGTCTGCCCGTTCAGCACCAGCGTGCAAAGCATTGGGCAGGAATAGTAAACGAGGTTCAGGATCACCGGCTTGCCCGAGGCGAAATATTCGCCCAGCGCGTGCGGGTAGCCGTCCTCGCCCACGAACTGCAGTGAGAGATCCACCTTCTGGCCGAGCTTCTCGTCGATGCCCACGCCCTCCAGCTCCCGCGGCGTTTCGTGAGCCGGCAACTGCGCGCGCACGGCGCCTGCAGCGGCCAGAAAGGCCATCAGGACCGGGAGTGTGCGGCGCAGCGTCATCCTCGCCTCACTGCTTCGCGGGCGCGGCCGCCG
This DNA window, taken from Bryobacteraceae bacterium, encodes the following:
- a CDS encoding photosynthetic protein synthase I — its product is MTLRRTLPVLMAFLAAAGAVRAQLPAHETPRELEGVGIDEKLGQKVDLSLQFVGEDGYPHALGEYFASGKPVILNLVYYSCPMLCTLVLNGQTEALRQIPQTAGKDFEIVTISIDPTENYKLAQAKRALYLESYERTRQGWHFLADYQGNVARLADQVGFRYRWDDRSKQYAHAAAIMVLSPDGMVSRYLYGVRFKPFDLRLALAEAASGKTGLSDKILLYCFHYDPAARSYTLVAMNIMRAGGALAVLALGFMLFRYWRRERLRAATRTEMVTAK